In the genome of Paralichthys olivaceus isolate ysfri-2021 chromosome 10, ASM2471397v2, whole genome shotgun sequence, the window TTAAGGGAATTTAATTGATTATAGATCACAAATTCATACTTACagtattaaaacaaaatgttaattGATAGATATTTCACAATTCTCATTGACCTGCTTTTGTGTTGCAGGTCATTTTGACAGGAATCGGAGCAGATGAGCAGTTAGCAGGTTACTCCAGACACAGAGTCCGCTTTAAGATGTCTGGACATGAGGGACTGATCCAGGAGCTAGCCATGGAGCTGGACAGGATCTCCTCCAGGAATTTGGGAAGAGATGACAGAGTTATAGGGGACCATGGGAAGGAGGCGAGGTACGTGTGGAACTggttttaaatacaaatttcaAGGTACCCGAACTGAAATCTTGAACTTGCTTATTTTGTCTGTGAAAAAGTTGCTTTATAGGGCTACTACCATTAACCATTACATATACTTATAGGCTTAAAAAAACTACTTTTACAGTATAAGTTGCTTGATTTGGCAAATTATAAGAGGATGCAGAATCCGAAGTCAGGAGGAGAACAGCTCAAACTGACACTGGCTTGTAACAGCTCATAGTGGTTTCGCAACTTGTTTACAAGTGTGTAGCCAGATTAAATCTTCAAATATGTACATCTTTCTTGGGTTGTTATGAGTTTGTGTAGACTAGGAAATGATATCTGGTCTCTGGTGACAGGCCTTTTTGGCAGCAGGGATTTTGATTTGTCATAGTAGGAAATACACAGGCGTCACAAACATCAGTGGCTCAGTTCCATTCCAGGTTTCCTGGAAGCCAGGCCATTGAGCCAGCCAGCAAATGGAAGGACTCTGGATCAGCAGTCATCGTTAATGTTATTTATTAcagttgtgtgtttcctgtttaaatgtgcagtaaaaaaaagGCCTTTTACATCAGGAAGCATAAAGAGCAGGGCAATGTTCAAGAGAAGtccagtaacacacacaaatggagagGGAATGAGATGGGCCTCATCTTGTCACACATATTGGAACTTGCTAATGGATACAGAACATGTTATCAGGTTTCATTCTCTAGACTGAAACATAAGAGGTGTAAGGAGTTACTGTGATAACATATTTTGATATACGGTTCTGTCCAAGTCAGATGAGCAGTATTTTAGCACCCtgcacagatgtttttatttactgtgtgtgtggtgacacCTTGTGTCAGGTCTGAGTAGGCATGTGCAGACTGAttgacatttctctctctcatgctgGATCTATACATCTGCTAGGGTTGGgaataatttcacatttataaCTACTTAATAGTAAAAGGTTGGACTGTGTAGATCTTGGCACAGTTCTCTCCACCATCATCAGCCTGATAAGGGGTCCTCTCAGCCACATCTAAAATACCTGTGAACTGCAACATGCTGACAATTTTAACTGGAGCTATGTATTTATCAAAAGAAATAGTCACAATACTAATTGTTGACAGTGTAGCTAGTGATCATATCTGAAGAAACAGCAACATTGCATATGTAGTTAATTTCTTTTTATCAAAAAATGGGCGCTACAAGCACCACAGATGAAATTCCATTCACCCTCATTTCAAGTATTGAATCTCACAATCACTCTTGTATCTCCAGATTTCCCTACTTGGATGAGGACGTGGTGAGCCACCTGAATTCTCTTCCTGTGTGGGAGAAGGCGGATCTGTCACTTCCTCGAGGTGTCGGGGAGAAACTCCTCTTGAGACTGACAGCGAGACAGCTCGGCCTCCGTCAGTCTGCAGTCCTGCCGAAAAGAGCCATGCAATTCGGCTCCCGCATCGCAAAGATGGAGGACAGTCGTGAAAAGGCCTCTGACAAGTGCACAAGACTCCTCACTGGTTAGAGAAATCACTGGTTgtaagaaattattttaataaaatatgttataATAAGTTCTTGTTTTCCTGTTACCGATTCTTGACCATAATTTCATGATTCAggtgacttttttttctgtgtttttttccagcatgtttaaaaaatattttctgtttcttctacATCATGTAAGACTTTGCATCATGAAGATTTTCTTTGAAGTAAAGGTCACATTCAATATAGGACGGCAGGTTTCCAACATCAAAACGCCCAGAAATCTGATGAACATAAACTGGTTtcctggaagaaagaaaaaatattgagAAATGCATAAAACTATTTTTAGTTTAGTAGATCCCTCATTCCAGTCCAGCAGAAATTACCTTGGAATGAGCCAAGACACAAAGTTTCCTGGGGCATCTTTTTGTTCAATAGGAGCATCCTATgagaatataaaaacatacagtTTACAATTTTCCCTTTTGTCATATGAGggaattaaaatgattaaatttaCCTCCTTTTCCTCAAGGAATGTATCCAACAGAGgaagacttttctttgaaaaCACATAGAAACAAGGACACTGAAACACAATAAGATAAAAGTGTATTAGCTGCCTgttattgaaatataaaaacaattacaGGCTTTGTTCAAGTTATTGGTACATAAAATACCAGTTACCTTAACTTGCCAAATATCTGACAATGATTATAGCAAATAGTTTTAGGATAATGTAACTGGACAATGGAGCTAAACAGTCAAGACAAAGAGTTTTTATCAATACAGTAGAATGTTCTTGACTGTCCAATAAATCaccaaaatgatgaaaatatctGACCTGACTGAGAATCATGAGGAAAGATACCAATCTGCTGATGTTTGTGTCTTAAACATGAGTCTGTCAGTGACTGCAGATACTTTTCTACAGGATATTAAATATGAGAGCTGGGTTTTCTATTCTGACTACAGGTTTTTATAAAAAGGGCTACAATTCCTACACATCATTATCACATGTTAATGTGAATACCCCCAAAACAACGCTGAGCACTTCGAcatcattgttttattgtttcagcCGACACAACTCAAGTTGTATTAGTGTATTTAGTGTTATTTACCACTAGTaggctgtggtttgtgtttatgGTGAACTTACTGCTCTCCTTGACTTAGTCTCAGAAGGAAGAGGTTTCTCCTTCATGCAGAGGACACAAAGTTCACTGTCTACTTCCAGTATCCCGTATTTATGGGTTTCTGTACAGAAACACAATAAAGAATTAGCTGTGAGCAAAGGCAAGATTGATACAAGGCTCACCAACTTCTATCAAGTCACATATGAGACCAAACTTATAGACTGAAGCTGCAGTGTCTAGTCGTCATAGTCTAAACGTCTGGTTCTGAAAGCACCTGATCagcagtggtgggatttgacaaagtacatttactttgtttctatacttaagtacattttttatatatctgTACTTCAGTACTTTATTCTCAGGGACCTTTCACTTTTGCTCCAACTCCACtacatatcagcaaatatctgtactcgTTTCTActccacaacatttttacaacgtactttatttcatgttcacactattttttatattcagttatCAATAATGAGGGGAATTAaaccactgatccaatcagagcaggacAGTGACTATAGACCGTCCCTCGCTCCTGAAGTGGATATGAGAGGAAACCGCCAAGACTCAGCCAGAATGATGTAGTAGATGCATGTTGAATTTGTATAAGGGAATAAtaagtgcttttactttaattCTTTAAAGACAAAGACTAACTTTTAGTCTAGTAAGAAAGTGAATGTGGTACTTTAACTTTATAccatttttgtctatttgtaCCTCTACtttagtaaaatgtttgagtacttcctccaccactgctgaTTAGCATCACTTAGCAAATGCTGTAACACTCACCTTCATCTTTGCACTGGTATGACAGCACTAGACAGCTGTCATCACACTTTGCCTGGAAGACAGAGAACTTCTCTTTGACCTGGCTGAGGCTAAAATCTTCTTTGAAGAGTGTATCACTGTTTAGGATTGGAGAGAGGACTTGATTTTCATAGCTGTACGACTATTTCTCTGAATGGTGATATTGATACTGCAAGTTTAAAGACATACCCTCCAATAGCTATAACATGGTCTTCTATCTTGAAGTGCTTTACTGCAAGCTGCAGGCAGGCCACAGCACCAAGGCGCTCCTGGTGGAGTGAGAATATGTAGAGGTTTACAGACAAGACGTGGATTTATAAGTGCAGTTCAGCATGGAGTCAGTGGATGGTTTGAAAAGGCCCAAAATGTGCCCCATAACTTAAGATGGCAGTGATAAGGATAATTGTAAAACATTATTTACGTCATTGCTTCTCGTCTGATCGCTGAGAATCTTGACATTAGTGAAACGTGCGGCCCACTCTTCAAATGCAGCTCGGTAGAGAGCGTTGGTCtggagaggagaacagagatAACAGGTCATTCAGAGTGAAGTACAGACACCGGCTCCTTCATATAGAACAATATCTGTTTTTAGCTTGAGTCAAGTGTGCAAAAGTTACTGAGAATATTATGAAATACAACttatttctgcagctgctgtactGTTGATACAATAATATGCTGATGGTAACTTACATCATGCAGATCATTCAACCGCTATATACTGTTGGGAAGTTAGTTCTTCATTAATGCATCAAAATCAAAGTATAAAAAAGCTTCATATACAAAGATACTACAAACTACCCCTAATAAATGTATGATACAGCATAAATGAGTACATTGCTAGCTAGTAATGAACAGTGGAATGTAGTATAATATAGTTGAGTAAAACTTTagcacaaatgaaaatattcaagCAAGGTAAggtaagtagtagtagtactacaAAAGTACTGTTGAACGATACTCGAGTCATGTACCTGACCTTTGCACTAGAGTGACTTACAACAACATAGACAGCGTCCACAGCGCAGGACGAGGTGAGAGCTCCAACCCAGTGAGAGATGAGAGCGCAGCGTCCCACCGGCAGCAGCGGCTTCGCACAGCCGACCAGGTGATCGAACCTGCCGCTGCTGTCCGCCGACACATCCCTCTGGAGCCTGGTCCCGTAACCAGCGGCGAGAATGACCGCTTTCATCCGGACTGCGGGCGGAGGGCAGCGGATCAGGAGCGGATGTGTGTCTCCTGCTCAGGCGGAACTCTTTAAAGTTAGTACACAACCCGGAGCGACGCAGGTACGGACTCTTCTCGCGAGGTGACGAGCCCCGGTAAACAATGAGCTGATTCAGTCTCGCGAGAGCAGGGCTTGAGACTAGCTCCGGTTtgtatttacaaaataaaagtcgcACATATTCCCCTCAATTCAACAAAACCGGAACAACGACATTTGTGGTTAAATAAATGAAGTAATCGCCAAAGCTAAGTTGGTTTTCTGGACACACTTTAAAGTTGttcaaaactaaaaaccttttccCATCCAtgatctttattattattattatgttattggTAGATGCATGCTGGACCACCTGGCAGTATTTGGGGAAGAtaatggagacagacagaaaaccaatgttttgttaatttatttgCCAACTCAATATGACAATGAAGACATACGGAACACTTCCGTACACAAAACTttattatactgtatttatttcctCAGTCTGTTTtctacaaatacaaaaagaattCTTGACACAAAATcgtaaaaaaaaacttaactgTTGAGGACAGATTTCTTTTACTTTGAGTGTATTTGTCATTCCATATCCTCGCTTCCGCTTTCAGCATCAGAGCCGGTGACTTCAGCTTCAACATCTCTCTCTGGCTCCTGGAGATCTGAAGGTTCAGGTTGAGATACCTCTGATAGCTCCTCAGCTGGTTCTGGCTGAGGTGAAGGTGTCTCACTTGCTCTCTCCAATTCCACCTGAggagaagcaaaaaaaagaatctttGTGAGGACTATTTTGAGCACAGAACTTTTAGAGGGGCTGGGCAATGGATTATGCCAATGATAAGATAGAAGTATAAAGttgtgaggatgtgtgtgttctaGTTTTGTCCTGTTTATTTTGTAGTACTTTGCTGTAAATTGTAATAAAGTATTGTCAAATGTAAAGCTTTTACGGACCCCAGGAAGAATAAAGCTGTAGCTAATGGGGATcttgacaaactaaacctttcgACTTTTATATACAATTTTATCTTAACCTTTTGTGGGATCTGTTGGTCCATTCTAGTCCAAAAGCATATCTGTTACACAAACAAGCTCATATTTTTTAGGAGGTTTCATTGCCATCGCTACAATGGAGTTTTAACACTAACACATAGACGTAATTGGTCAATTTTATGTGATGTAATGCAATCACATTTCATTCAATTTACCTGGGAGACAGTGTCAACACTTTCCTCTTGTATCACAGGTTCAAACTCTTCTTGCTCCATTGGTTCTTCATCCTGCACGATGGTTGGCTCGTGCTGGACCGGCTCGTGCTGGACCGGCTCGTGCTGGACCGGCTCAGGCTGGAGCAGTTCCTGTTGGACTGGCTCCTGCTGGAATGGTTTGTGCAGGAACGATTCATGTTGGACCGGCTCGTGCTGGAACTGTTCTTGTTGGACCAGCTCCTGCTGGAACTGTTCGTGTTGGACCGGCTCGTGCTGGACTGCCATCTCTGGTTCTTTCAGGGTTGCAGTGGGAGCCATTTCTGAAACTGGGGCAGCTGGAGCAGTGAGTGTTTCGATCTGTGTGATAAAGCAGAGAGGGACCCAATGATAAGCAAATAAATGGAGGGATGCCTCATTGGTGTTTAAAAATGTGGACCATCAGAAATTTACAACATATGAGCTGATagttaagaaaaaaaggaaTTCACACAATTACACAGGCTCTTGAAGAATATCTATACATATGTCACTCAAGGACATAAAACTTTTATGGCACAGAAAAGTGAGAGTAGCATCTTTATCCATTACCTCTTTCTCCGCAACAGGCTCTACTGGTTTCTGCTGTGACTTTTTATTTGCTTCCAGGATCGTCATGATGGAGGTGGGTATGTGAGCTTGCTGTTAAAGAGAAACAGGGGCAGTTAGTAACTAAGTAAAGCCCAAGAGAGACAGAATTGTGGACTGGGAATGAGGTTCATTTAACACGTTACCTGATGAGGGGTGAAGGAGTGGACATGCTGTAGAAGAGGATCTCTCATCTCTGGGCAGCGTTCAAACACACTTGTCAGTTGGGCGGGCGGCAGCTGTAGGAGCACGCTGTATGACTGAGGCTTGGTCCTTTGGCAGCATTTCACAAATCCTTCCCACACCTTAGGATATTTCCACACCTAGAGGGGAGCAGAACAACCAGTGACACAGCAAAAATTATGATCGGGATTGATATCTATTTGTGAACTTTCTCCAGTCCAATATGGATTGGACAAATTCTTATCTATTTGACCAGGCCGTAGAAAGAAATATTAGGAAAAACAGTGAGAAGCTGTGAATACTGAACATCATGACTGCAGAAATAAATGGCTGGAGTTTGATGCTGACCTGCTTCACAATGAGGCGGGACAGGATGTTCATGACAAAGCCGCCAAGTCTGGGATACATGGTGAGAGACTGAATGACGGTGCGCATGAGCAGCATGGGGAGGGGACTGTgctccatcagctgctgcatcACCACCGCCAAAACCTCCGAAGTGTAAACATTCTTTTCCCCAAAGCAGAGGTTGGTAGctgcagtaaaaacacacacagcatcatgcGTGTTGTCAACAGACTGATTGATAAACCACTGAACAGACCTGAACAGTTTGTTACTCGGCCAAGTTTAATTGCATTAAGGATTTTTCAAGGTTTTGGCTGGAAGGTTTAATCACTAACCACCAACCTTTTATGATAGACTTCATGTCACATTTGGTGGAGTCTATGTTGTGTAAGGCAATGAGCAGGTCTCCTGGGGTGAGAGGGGACACAGAGGAACTTCCTTCACCTGAAAGACAACATAAAACAGTGAGTGTATGcatatgtattaaaaaaaagacttagGAAGGAAGGCAGCCTGACATCCACTGCTGAAAGACAGAATTGACTCTTACTGTGCTGAGTTCCCAACAGACGGTTGAACACCTCCTTTACAACAATGGGGTTGAGTTTGATGAGCTTGGGAAGAGCCTGGATGACTTCATTCTTTATGAggaaaacaaccaaaacaaaatcCAGGGGAGGATACATTTTGATTTTCAAAAATTAGCATGACAGCTGCGATGCAGTGTGATAAACATATTACCAAAGTACATCATTCTCCAAATCACTCACCAATAAAATCCCACCTGAGTTTCAGAACATTACCTTTTCTAAGCCATTTATGACCGGAATTAGGAAACGAACATCTGGCACACGTTTATGGTAAAGATCTCGAACTCTCTCCACCAGCTCAGGAGACGGAGGCACTGGATAAAGGAAATAAAGGATTTATATCAACACCACTCATTTGACCTCATCTATTGTGCATCAGGACTGGGATTTAAACTAATTCTTTTTTGGCAATGGCTTTTTACCTTTATCAGTCAAAATGTGCAGGCAGCGGGTGACTAAAGTCTCTGC includes:
- the LOC109637409 gene encoding uncharacterized protein, with translation MKAVILAAGYGTRLQRDVSADSSGRFDHLVGCAKPLLPVGRCALISHWVGALTSSCAVDAVYVVTNALYRAAFEEWAARFTNVKILSDQTRSNDERLGAVACLQLAVKHFKIEDHVIAIGGDTLFKEDFSLSQVKEKFSVFQAKCDDSCLVLSYQCKDEETHKYGILEVDSELCVLCMKEKPLPSETKSRRACPCFYVFSKKSLPLLDTFLEEKEDAPIEQKDAPGNFVSWLIPRKPVYVHQISGRFDVGNLPSYIECDLYFKENLHDAKSYMM